In a genomic window of Urocitellus parryii isolate mUroPar1 chromosome 11, mUroPar1.hap1, whole genome shotgun sequence:
- the Emc1 gene encoding ER membrane protein complex subunit 1 isoform X7, with protein sequence MAATLASRWWLWAALLIPAAAVYEDQVGKFDWRQQYVGKLKFASLEFSPGSKKLVVATEKNVIAALNSRTGEILWRHVDKGTAEGAVDAMLLHGQDAITVSNGGRIMRSWETNIGGLNWEITLDSGSFQALGLVGLQDSVRYVAVLKRTTLALHHLSSGHLKWVEQLPESDSIHYQMVYSYGSGVVWALGIVPFSHVNIVKFNVEDGEIVQQVRVSTPWLHRLTGACGLVDEAVLVCPDPGSRSLHTLALETEWELRQIPLQSLDLEFGSGFQPRVLPTQPTPVDPSRAQFFLQLSPNHYALLHYHHGALSLLKNFPQTALVSFGTTGEKTVAAVMTCRNEVDSLACFNQTYTINLYLVETGRRLLDTAISFSLEQNDTRPERLYIQVFLKKDDSVGYRALVQTQDHLLLFLQQLAGKVVLWTREESLAEVVCLEMVDLPLTGAQAELEGEFGKKADGLLGMFLKRLSSQLILLQAWTSHLWKMFYDARKPRSQIKNEINIDTLARDEFNLQKMMVMVTASGKLFGIESSSGTILWKQYLPSVKPDSSFKLMVQRTTAHFPHPPQCTLLVKDKETGMSSLYVFNPIFGKWSQVAPPVLKRPILQSLLLPVMDQDYAKVLLLIDDEYKVTAFPATRNVLRQLHELAPSIFFYLVDAEQGRLSGYRLRKDLTTELSWELTIPPEVQRIVKVKGKRSSEHVHSQGRVMGDRSVLYKSLNPNLLAVVTESMDVHHERTFIGIFLIDGVTGRIIHSSVQKKAKGPVHIVHSENWVVYQYWNTKARRNELTALELYEGTEQYNATAFSSLDRPQLPQVLQQSYIFPSSISAMEATITERGITSRHLLIGLPSGAILSLPKALLDPRRPEIPTEQSREENLIPYSPDVQIHAERFINYNQTVSRMRGIYTAPSGLESTCLVVAYGLDIYQTRVYPSKQFDVLKDDYDYVLISSVLFGLVFATMITKRLAQVKLLNRAWR encoded by the exons ATGGCGGCGACGCTAGCTTCCCGGTGGTGGCTCTGGGCTGCGCTGCTTATCCCTGCGGCCGCAGTGTATGAAGACCAAGTGGGCAAGTTTGATTG GAGACAGCAGTATGTTGGGAAGCTCAAGTTTGCCTCCTTGGAATTTTCCCCTGGATCCAAGAAGTTGGTTGTGGCCACGGAGAAGAATGTGATTGCAGCTTTAAATTCCCGAACTGGGGAAATCT TGTGGCGCCACGTGGACAAGGGCACGGCAGAGGGGGCTGTGGACGCCATGCTGCTCCATGGACAGG ATGCAATCACTGTGTCCAATGGAGGCCGCATCATGCGTTCCTGGGAGACTAACATTGGGGGCCTGAACTGGGAGATAACCTTGGACAGTGGCAG TTTCCAGGCACTTGGGCTGGTGGGCCTGCAGGACTCTGTGAGGTATGTTGCAGTCCTGAAGAGGACGACTCTTGCCCTCCATCACCTCTCCAGTGGGCATCTGAAGTGGGTAGAACAACTCCCAGAAAG TGACAGCATCCACTACCAGATGGTGTATTCCTACGGCTCTGGGGTGGTGTGGGCCCTCGGCATCGTTCCCTTTAGCCATGTGAACATTGTCAAGTTTAACGTGGAAGATGGAGAGATTGTTCAGCAG GTCAGGGTTTCGACTCCATGGCTGCACCGTCTTACCGGAGCCTGTGGCCTGGTGGATGAGGCTGTGCTGGTGTGCCCTGACCCAGGCTCACGATCCCTCCACACTTTGGCCCTGGAGACAGAGTGGGAACTGCGGCAGATCCCACTGCAG TCTCTTGACTTAGAATTTGGAAGTGGATTCCAACCCCGGGTCCTGCCAACACAGCCCACCCCAGTGGATCCTTCTCGGGCCCAGTTCTTCCTACAGTTGTCCCCAAATCACTATGCTCTGCTGCACTACCACCACGGGGCTCTGAGTCTGCTCAAGAACTTCCCCCAG ACTGCCCTGGTGAGCTTTGGCACCACTGGGGAGAAAACCGTGGCCGCAGTCATGACCTGTCGAAACGAAGTG GACTCGCTGGCTTGCTTCAACCAGACCTACACCATTAACCTCTACTTAGTAGAGACGGGTCGGCGACTGCTGGACACTGCAATTTCGTTTAGCCTGGAACAGAATGACACTCGGCCAGAGCGG CTGTACATCCAGGTGTTCTTGAAGAAGGACGACTCAGTTGGCTACCGGGCCTTGGTGCAGACGCAGGATCACCTGCTCCTTTTTCTACAGCAGCTGG CAGGGAAGGTGGTGTTGTGGACCCGGGAGGAGTCCCTGGCAGAAGTGGTGTGCCTGGAAATGGTGGACCTCCCCCTGACTGGGGCGCAGGCTGAGCTGGAAGGAGAATTTGGCAAGAAGGCAG ATGGCCTGCTGGGGATGTTCCTGAAACGCCTCTCGTCTCAGCTCATTCTGCTGCAGGCGTGGACTTCACACCTCTGGAAAATGTTCTACGATGCTCGGAAGCCCCGAAGTCAGATTAAGAACGAGATCAACATCGACACCTTGGCCAGAGATGAGTTCAACTTGCagaagatgatggtgatggtaacAGCCTCAGGCAAG CTTTTTGGCATTGAGAGCAGCTCTGGCACCATCCTGTGGAAACAGTATCTACCCAGCGTCAAGCCAGATTCCTCCTTTAAACTGATGGTCCAGAGAACTACTGCTCACTTCCCCCACCCGCCCCAGTGCACCCTCCTGGTGAAGGACAAG GAAACAGGAATGAGTTCTCTGTACGTCTTTAATCCCATTTTTGGGAAGTGGAGTCAAGTGGCTCCCCCCGTGCTAAAGCGGCCCATCTTGCAGTCCTTGCTTCTCCCGGTCATGGATCAAGACTATGCCAAGGTGCTGCTGTTGATAGATGATGAGTACAAG GTCACAGCTTTCCCAGCCACACGGAATGTCTTGAGACAGCTACATGAGCTTGCCCCTTCCATCTTCTTCTATTTGGTGGATGCAGAGCAGGGACGGCTGAGTGGATACCGGCTTCGAAAG GATCTCACCACTGAACTGAGTTGGGAGCTGACCATTCCCCCAGAAGTACAGCGGATTGTCAAGGTGAAGGGGAAACGCAGCAGCGAGCATGTCCATTCCCAGGGCCGGGTGATGGGGGACCGTAGTGTGCTCTACAAG AGCCTGAATCCCAACCTGCTGGCCGTGGTGACCGAGAGCATGGATGTCCACCATGAACGCACCTTCATTGGCATCTTCCTCATTGATGGTGTCACTGGGCGTATCATCCACTCATCTGTGCAGAAGAAAGCCAAGGGCCCTGTCCATATTGTGCATTCAGAGAATTGGGTGGTG TATCAGTACTGGAACACCAAGGCGCGGCGCAACGAGCTTACTGCACTGGAGCTCTATGAGGGTACCGAGCAGTACAATGCCACCGCCTTCAGCTCCCTGGACCGTCCCCAGCTGCCCCAGGTCCTCCAGCAATCCTACATCTTCCCCTCCTCCATCAGTGCCATGGAAGCCACCATCACTGAGCGGGGCATCACCAGCCGACACCTGCTCA TTGGGCTCCCTTCTGGAGCAATTCTTTCCCTCCCCAAGGCCCTGCTGGATCCCCGGCGTCCTGAGATCCCAACGGAACAAAGCAG AGAGGAGAACCTAATCCCGTATTCTCCAGACGTACAGATACATGCAGAGCGCTTCATCAACTACAACCAGACAGTCTCCCGGATGCGAGGCATCTACACGGCTCCCTCAGGCCTGGAGTCCACTTGTTTG GTTGTGGCCTATGGTTTGGACATTTACCAAACGCGAGTCTACCCATCCAAACAGTTTGATGTCCTGAAGGATGACTATGACTATGTGTTAATCAGCAGTGTCCTCTTTGGCCTTGTTTTTGCCACCATGATCACTAAGAGACTGGCACAGGTGAAACTCCTGAATCGAGCCTGGCGGTAA